GCAACCAATACATTCACTTATGATTTTGAAGGCATTAAGGATGGGGATCATAAGATTCATACAACCTATACATTAACCTTTAAAACAAGGGCAGTAAATAATACGGATTACGCCGTGAACAAAACAACACCTTTTATCAATAGGGCTGTGCTGACAGGGGAAAACATCGAAACAACAGAAGATACAGCTACCCGTAACTATATTAGTCGTGTGATACAGAAAGATGGAGTGGATTATGACTATGTAGAAAAAATTGTTACATGGAGAATTCGAGTCAATCATAACGAGATGGAAATGACCAATGCTCGTGTCGAAGATGTAATCGAACCTGGCTTTGCTTTCATACCAGGGTCTGTCACGATTAATAACGCTCCAGCTACTGAAAGGTCAGGTGTTGGAGAAGGTTATGAATATGATGAAGACACAAAAAAACTGACTTATCATTTTCCGGGCACCATTAACACATTACAGGAAATAACTTTCCAAACTGAAATAACAGATCTATCCATTTTCGAAACCAATGGACCAATAAATGCTGAAAATACGGCAACATTGTTTGGCGACGAAATCCCTAGTGATAATGTGTCAGATACTGGCACCCAGGAGATAGTTCGTACTCTGGTGGAGAAAATCGGGAATTATGAAAATGGAGACTCCTATATCGAGTGGGATGTAGTAGTCAATAGAGACCAGTTGGAAATAAGCAATCCAGTGTTAACAGATGAACTGCAGGAAGGTCTGGAATTGGATACGGCAACCATTCAGCTGAACCACTTGACTATTGCATCTGATGGAAGCTATACCATAGGAGATGAAGTGCCGCTGGAGGCAGAAAACATAGAGTACAATCCGGGAACTAGAGAGTTTACGTTTCGTTTTAATCAGGACATCGACAGTGCGTATCTGCTGAGGTTTCAAACGGATATCGCCAGCGGGTATCATAATGCCACTTTCAGCAACGAAATTCAATTTGCTGGCAGCCATGGCGAAGAAAGCAGCACATCTTCCAGTATTCAAGTGGAAGTACAGACTGTTGGCGGAGGTGCGTCTGGAAGCAACGGAAGTATTACCGTTACAAAAATAGATGAGAATAACACATCTATTAAACTGCAAGGGGCTGTTTTTCAGCTCTATGACCGTTTTGGTATGGAGTTAGGAGAAAGCAAGGAAACAGATGTAGAAGGCGAAGTACTGTTTGACAGCCTGAAATTCGACATTCCTTATACCGTGAAAGAAGTAACGCCACCGGAAGGTTATTATATGGCAGATGGTCAGGGAGAGTATACCTTCACTCTTACAAGCGGCGATAAAGACATCACCTATACCTTTGAAAATTCCAGAATTACAGGTAATATTCAATTTCAAAAAGTAGATGCAGACACGGAAAACTCCGTTGAAGGCGCTGTATTTAATCTTTATGAAAGCTCGGATGAAAACACGGTTATCGCTACAGCAACCAGTGATGAGGATGGACTTGTCACTTTTGAAAATGTGGGCTATGGAAACTATGTGATTAAAGAAGATGCACCAGCAACAGGCTACTTAATAACAGAAGAAACATTGGAAGCCAATGTTTCTGAAAAAGACGTGACTGTATTTGCTGGTCCTGCTGGCAATGAAGCTGAAAGATTTAAGCTGGAAAATCAGGTCATGAAGGGCAGCTTACAGATGACGAAAGTGGATGCGGAAGATAACAACCGCAAGCTAGAAGGAGCTACTTTCGAGCTGTTCAGAAAAAGCGGTGACATTTTCGTAAGCACAGGAATAACCGTGATGACGGATGAAAATGGGTTTGCTGAAATAACAGATTTACCTTATGGTGACTACATTCTGCGAGAAATAACAGCGCCGGATGGATATTACCTGAGCAGTGAAGATCAGAACTTCAAAATAGAGAGCCATGAAGAAATTGTTGTGATTGAAGTGGAGAACGACAAAATTCCGGAAGGAAATTTAGTCATCAACAAGCTGGATGCATTAAGCAAGATCGGAATTCCTGGAGTGGAATTTGAAGTGTACAACCAGGATGGGGATCTAGTAACCACCATCACCACCGATGGAGATGGTATGGCAGAAGCAGAAAGCCTATTTGTAGGAACAGAAGGTGAGTTCGCCACTTATACCCTTAAAGAAAGCGTAACGCCTGATGGATATCATCCTTCGGAAGAAGATAAAATCATTACTATTGAAGAAGGTACTGGCAATGCTTTTACCATCGAAAACCAACCCTACCGAGGACTGGAAATCATCAAAATTGATAGTAGAGATGAAACAAGAAGGCTGGAAGGTGCTATTTTCAGTCTCTATAGAAAAAATGGCATCAATGGTGATCCGATCAGAGAAGAAAAAATAACCGACGAGAACGGAAAATTACAGTTTGAATCACTGGAGTTTGGAGAGTATCTCTTAAGAGAAACACAGGCTCCTTCCGGGTATCGGCTGAATTCAGAAGTTATGGAAATTCTTATAGATGAAGAAAGTCCTGGAACAATCAGTATCGAATGGCCCAACACCCGCCGACCTACTGGCGGTGGCGGTGGAGGTACACCTCAAACTCCTGAGCCAGAAACACCAGGAGAAGAAACTGAGGGACAGCCAGAAACACCCAGTAATCCTCCTACGGATGGAACTATTGAGATTCCAGAGGCAGATATACCGCTGGTAATTGTTCCACCAGAAAACGGTACCGTAGAAATCGATGAAGATGGTAATTGGACTTACACACCAGATCCGGGATATAACGGAAAAGATCGTTTTACAGTTCGAATTATTCGTGAGGATGGTACAGAAGAAGAGGTTGTTATAGAAATTGATCCAGATCCCATCCCAGAAGGAGGCATATTGATTCCAGATGTTCCGGAATTGCCGCAAACTGGTGAATCTCACCCAGCTAAAATGATAATACTAGGCCTTCTACTGAGTCTTATAGGAATAATACTAAATCAAAAATTTGGGAGAAAAAGAGTATAAATTATTTTAACAGATAAGCAAAAGCGAAAAACTGGTAGCCTAAAAATAGTGCTACTGGTTTTTTGTTTGAATATGATTACTTTATAGAAAGATAGTTTTTTGAGTGAGCAGTAGCTAAGTGGGAAAGAATTGCTAAATTATTTTAAGCAATAAAATAAAATTGTAAAATTCGGCAGAACATGCTATAATTTTAAGAAGATTGACATATTTGTTGCAAATTCCTGGCTAAAAACTTCGAGGAATCCGGAAAGAGGGGGGGCATAACGGTCCGGAGTGGTAACGTGAAAAGATAACTTACTCTAAAAGAAAGCAAGGTGAATAAGCAGTGAATAAATATGTTGCGGAACCCTATAAGGTAAAAGTGGTGGAGCCTATTGCAATAACCACATGGGAACAAAGGAAAAAAGCCATTGAAGAAGCTGGATACAATACCTTTCTCTTGAGATCGAAAGACGTCTATATTGATCTGCTGACAGATAGTGGAACAACGGCTATGAGCGATGATCAATGGGCAGGAATGAACTTAGGCGACGAAGCCTATGCCGGTTCGGAAAATTTTTATAACTTATTAAAAGCGGTGAAAGAAGTTTATGGATATGAATATGTTATTCCAACCCATCAAGGTCGGGGAGCGGAGAACCTTCTTTCTCAATTAACCATAAAACCAGGAGACTATATTCCTGGAAACATGTATTTTACAACAACAAGAGCCCATCAAGAATTAAACGGCGGTACTTTTAGAGATGTGATCATTGATGAAGCCCATGATTCAGATTCTGAGTATCTCTTCAAAGGAAATATCTGTCTGGACAAATTGAAATCCCTCATTGAAGAAGTAGGAGCCGAAAAAATACCCTATATCTGCATGGCGGTTACGGTGAATTTAGCCGGTGGGCAGCCAGTTTCCATGCAAAACCTCAAAGATGTTTATACGCTGGCAGGCGAGCATCATATAAAAGTCATGTTTGATGCAACCCGATGCGTTGAAAATGCCTATTTTATTAAAAAAAGAGAAGCTGGTTATGAAAACAAATCCATTGCTGAAATCCTGAAAGAAATGATGTCCTATAGCGACGGTTGCACCATGTCCGGAAAGAAAGATTGCCTTGTGAACATCGGTGGATTTTTAGCAATGAATGATGAAGAATTGTACACAAAGGCAACTCAGATGGTTGTTTTGTATGAAGGAATGCCTTCTTATGGAGGGTTGGCTGGTAGAGACATGGAAGCGATGGCCAGAGGTATTTATGAATCCATTGACTATCATTATATTCATCACAGAATTTCACAGGTACAGTTCTTAGGCGATAAATTGATCGAAGCAGGAGTTCCAGTAGTACGACCTATTGGAGGTCATGCGGTCTTCTTAGATGCAAAGAAGTTCTTACCTCATATAGAGCAGGAAAAATTTCCAGCTCAAAGTTTAGCGGCAGAAATTTACCTTAAATCAGGCGTAAGAACAATGGAGCGAGGCATTGTTTCGGCTGGAAGAGACAAAAATGGTAATCATCATAAGCCGGAATTGGAATTAGTAAGGCTTACCATTCCAAGGAGAGTGTACAGTTATGCGCATCTTGAAGTAGTAGCCGATGCGATTATTGATCTTTATCAGGAACGTGAAAAAATAAAAGGATTAGAATTTGTTTACGAATCACCGGTATTGCGATTCTTTACAGCTAGGTTTAAGCATGTTGACTAAATACTAATAACAAAAAGGCGCCAATTGCTCAAGGATGAGTGATGGCGTCTTTTTTTTTGCTAAAAACAGGGGAGCTGATTGTTCAGAATCCGTAAGGGTATCTTTAGAAGAAGCAAGGATCTACTAAGAAGTAAAAAGAGAGGTGTGCTTAAGTGCATTCAAAAGTTGCGGAGGTGGTGGAATGAACATATATGCGGCTCGTCAGCCTATTTTCACTAGGAAGGAAGAAGTTTTTGGCTATGAACTGCTGCACCGAAAAACAGAAGAAAATCGGTTTATGGGGACGGACCACACAGAAGCAACAGCAGAACTGATTAACAACACTTTTCTAAGTATTGGTATACAAGAATATTCCAGTAATAAAAGGCTCTTTATTAATTTCTCCAGAGATTTGATTGTCAGCAAAGTGCCGATGCTTTTGCCAAAAGAGCTGATCGTTGTTGAAATTCTAGAAGATGTTGAAATAGACAAAGAGTTGGTAGAAGCCTGTCAGGAACTAAAGGAAGCTGGATATCTTTTAGCACTGGATGATTTTGTTTTTCGAGAAGGCTACGAAGAACTGATTCCTCTAGCAAGCATTATTAAAACAGAATACGGCAGCTATTCGCCGGCAGAACATCAGAAATTGGTTCAGCAGTATGGAAACAAAATTTTGTTGGTGGAAAGAGTGGAAACAAGAGAGGAATTTGAAGAGCTGGTAGGGTATGGATACCATCTTTTTCAAGGATTTTTTTTCAGCAAACCAATTATGATGAAAGGGAAGGAAGTACCACCCTTTAACCCGGTTTTATTGCAAGTGATCGAAGAACTCAATAAAGAAGATCCACGATACGATCTGATTGCACAAAAAATAGAGAATGACCTTTCGCTGACCTATAAATTTTTAAAACTAGCCAATACCATTCAATTCGGTTCAAAATTTCCTGTTGATACAGCCAAGGAAGCCATGGTGAGAATAGGCTTAGAAAGCATTCGGAAATGGATTTATATTTTGATGTTACAGGATATAAAATTCAACCAAAATAGCGAAATGATTACCAACAGCTTAATACGAGCAAAAATGATGGAAATGATTGCTGAGCATCAAAAGAATAAAAAAAGCCACTTCTTTTTAGCTGGATTGTTTTCTGAACTAGATGCCATTACGGGAAAACCCTTTGAAATTCTGGCAGAGGAGTTACCTTTATCTCCTGAGGTGGAAAAAGCGTTACTCCGAAAAGGTGGCAAAGTGATGGAAATGCTTTACTACATTTTGAACTTTGAGAAGGGAAAATTGGTCAGTCGGGATTATGTGTTGAAAAATGGAAAAGAAGAACTGAATCTATCCGATGTGTATCAGTATTCCATTGAATGGTCCAATAAACTGTTAGAACTGAAATAAAGAAGCGCCAGGGATAATGTTTTTTATCCGTGGCGCTTTTTTCGATAGGTATTTACAGAAAGAACGATGGTGAGAGCAGCGGCAATGAGGACTGCAATTAAAACAGCTTCCACGCCTTGTTGCATCGCTCTTTCATAGTTTTGCTCCAAAAGGGAAAGCATTGTATAATAAACACCAAAGCCAGGAACTAAAGGAATAATGCCAGGCACCAGATATAAGGTGGCTGGCTGTTTTTCCATAACAGCAAAGAATTCACCTAGAACGGCAATGCCCATAGAAGCAATAAGGGTAGAAATTACAACGGACAGATTCAGCTGAATCATGGAATAATAAATGGCCCATCCCACGCCACCGCTGAAGCCAGCTTTTATGACGGAAGCTTTGGGGACATTAAAAAGTACGGCAAAGCCTACAGAACACATAAATCCATAGATGAAATTAAGAAAATAAATCATAGGATCATCCTTTCAGCTAATCGCCATATCTGCAAAGAAGCACCTACTCCAAAAGCGATAGAAACAGCAATGATAACAGCTTCGGCGGCTCTTGCCAAACCGGAAAGCAAATCCCCCAGAATAGAATCACGAATAGCATTAGTAATAGCCACTCCGGGAACCATCACCATAATGGCACCAATAATAATTTTATCAATATCAACCAGTGTAGAGAAGGAAGCAAAAAAGCTGGCGATGGTTGCTAGTAAAAAACCACCCAGAATATTAGCCAGGAAGACGGGCATTTTTGCGCTGCTCAGGTTTGTTAAAAACCAAGTAATGATCAAACCGGTGACAAAAGCAAGGGAAGCTTCTAAAAGTGTAGCTTGAAACAGCAGGGCAAAAAAACCACCGATAATGCCACCAGAAAAAGAGCGGGTAGCAACGTGGTAGCTAGAACAATGGTCAATTTTTTTTAACTGATTCATCGCTTCTTCTATAGCAATCTCTTGATTGACAAAAGCTCTTGAAAATTCATTTACCATAGCCACCTTATGAAGATTGATGCTTCTTTCGTGAACCCTTTTTATATAAGAAGCCATTTTGTCCTCTGTGTTTTTAGCATCAATGCTAACAAAAATACCGGTAGGGATCACAAAGGTTTCCACATAAGAAAAGCCTCTGGAATGACAGAGCCTTGTAATGGTATCTTCCACCCGGTAGGTTTCAGCACCGTTCTTTAACATAATTTCTCCTGCATAAACAGCGATGATTAAAACTTGTTTTTTTGAGTCCATTTCATTCTCTCCTTACACTCCCTATTGTACAGCCAGAGGGAAAAACTGGCAAGGGGTGAGCCTATTATCATAACTTTCTGAAGTGGATAAAGACTGTTTTTTATGAGAGTAATAGCAAGTAAAAAAACATTCGCATTGATATTCTTAATGAGAAAGCAAAAAGAGATAAACAATCTTTATTGGAATACCGAAGGATTTAAGTGATACACTTATCAGTGGATTGATAAAATTCTATCTTTCCATAAGCGAAAAAAGCATAAGTAAAAAAGACTCAAAGGAGCTTTCAAATGAAAATAAGCATTGTATCTGGTTTCTTAGGTGCTGGAAAAACCACATTTCTGACAAAAATACTGCCTCTTGTGCAAGAGAAAGTTGGTATTATTGAAAATGAAGTTGGCGATGTCAGCATTGATGGATATGCATTTGAAAAAGATTTTCGAGTGACGGAGGTTTTTGGTGGCTGTATTTGCTGCACCGTTGCTAAAGACCTAAAAAAGGCTGTTTTGTACCTAATGGAGGAAGAAAAAGTAGAACATATCTGGATAGAACCCTCTGGCATTGCTCATTTATCGGCTATTCTAAAAGCATTAAGCGATATAGAAACACAGTTAGAGATATCCTTTGACTATCAGCCAGCAATCGTTTTAGTAGATGTCAAGGATTTTAATGATTACCATCAGTCGATGGGAAGTTTTTATACCGATCAAATTCAACACGCTGATATCATTCTGCTAAGTCGGTTTTGCGACGAAAAACCAGAAGAGATGGATCGAATCATTGGAAAACTTCGTCAACATAATCCAGAAGCCTCCATTCTTCAGGAAGAGTGGTTAACCATGGAAAATGTCTTATTGGAAACCTTGCTAAAGGAAAATCAACTAAAGACAAAGAAGACAGCCTTATCCCTGGACAGTGGGCAGGAAAACGTGGACAGTTCCGATACGCTGGAAAAGACCACTCTTAAAAAAGCAAAAGCTTTTACTCAAGAAGCCTTACAAGTGTTGGAATCGAAGTTTCTTGAGAATGAATGGGGGAATGTGTGCCGAGCAAAAGGTCACTTAAATACACCAGAGGGAAAAACCATTCATTTTAACTATACGCCTGGACGTTTTTGCTGGGAACTTCAAGATGCATTTATCCCTTCGGCACTTACCGTAATTGGTAAGTCCTTGGAAAAGGAAAAAATTCATGAGTATTTCTACGAGAAAAAAATCCATGATTTTCCCTGTCAAAACAATGATATGGCCGGCCTTCCAGAAATTGTGATCAATGAATTGAACCTTGCTTTTCCCCAGGCTTATCAGGAAAGTGAAGCGATGATGCAAATTGCCTTATCCTTAAAAAAATATGCAGGAAGCCCTCATTGCGAACTCCCTTTTTGCCATACCGTGGAAGGAGAAGCCCTTGGAGCGAGAATTCGATATGGAGATGAAACGGTTGGGCCACGCAGTGGAGAAGCCGTATGCCAAAGTGCAGAAGATCTGCTGGCTTTACCGCCCATGAATTTTACTCAAGGTAGAATATCAGCACTGCTACAGGCTTGTAATAAATTGACAGAACAGGGAGAAAAAGTTGTTCTGTATCTGTCAGGCCCACTCACTATTTTGAATACCCTTATGGATGCTCGGGTGTTGTTTAAGGAAATAAAACGCAAACCGGACCAGATGAATCGTGTTTTCGACTTTTTAAGAGGAGAAACGCTTCGATTTATCAAAGAAGCTCAGAAAAATGGAGTGACTCTTTTTAGTTACGGAGATTCCGTTGGCGGTGCGAATATTATTGGTCCTCATTTGTCAGAAAAAATAACAACCCAATACACCTATCCATTGATGAAAACCATCGATACTCAAATGTTATCAGAAAACTCAATGATGATCCTATGCCCTAAAACTGCCTATGCCTTGGTAGGCACTGGATATGCTCACTGGGAAGATTTTTTTCTATCAGAACCAATGCATTACAGTGAGGGATGTTTGGAGGCGGTATCAAGCTTTAATTTTGCAGGTCAAATGTGCATTAAAAACAGATCTTTTTACTTAGAAAATAAAATACTAAAAGGACTTCGTCTAGAATAATTCTTGAGTCGAACAATAAAAAGCAAAGAGAGTAAGAAATAAAGAAAACAAGGGAAGGGGTTTTTGGATGCACAAAAATGATTCGATGACACCGAATGAACGCTTAGCTGCTTTTATGACAGGTAAGCCGATGGATCGAAGCTTGGCTATTCCGGTCGTTTGTTCTATGTCAGGGCAGGCGATGGGAATCAGTCATAAAGAAAAACGGAGCTCAGCAGAAAAAGAAGCAGCAGCACAAATAGCTTGCTACGAACGGTTTGGAAATGATCTGGCTATTGTAGATTATGGACTTCATGGCGTAGGTATGGCTTTGGGAAGCAAAATGAATGATCCGGAAGATGACGTTCCAGCTATTACAAAATACGCATTAGAGAATTTGGATCAGGCAGATTCTTTGGACATGAGCCGGTTATCGTCAGTGAATGACTTAAAACTGGAGATGCATTTGAAGACAGCGAAAATACTTATTAAAGAGATTGGCCATGAAGTTCCTACGGGAGTATTGATATCTGGGCCTTTTACAGCGGCGGCCAGCCTGTATCCTATCGAAAAATTACTTCGCTCCACACGAAAATCACCTGAAAAACTTCATCGATTGATCCATTTTTGTAACGAAG
This region of Tindallia magadiensis genomic DNA includes:
- a CDS encoding threonine/serine exporter family protein, translating into MDSKKQVLIIAVYAGEIMLKNGAETYRVEDTITRLCHSRGFSYVETFVIPTGIFVSIDAKNTEDKMASYIKRVHERSINLHKVAMVNEFSRAFVNQEIAIEEAMNQLKKIDHCSSYHVATRSFSGGIIGGFFALLFQATLLEASLAFVTGLIITWFLTNLSSAKMPVFLANILGGFLLATIASFFASFSTLVDIDKIIIGAIMVMVPGVAITNAIRDSILGDLLSGLARAAEAVIIAVSIAFGVGASLQIWRLAERMIL
- a CDS encoding uroporphyrinogen decarboxylase family protein, translating into MHKNDSMTPNERLAAFMTGKPMDRSLAIPVVCSMSGQAMGISHKEKRSSAEKEAAAQIACYERFGNDLAIVDYGLHGVGMALGSKMNDPEDDVPAITKYALENLDQADSLDMSRLSSVNDLKLEMHLKTAKILIKEIGHEVPTGVLISGPFTAAASLYPIEKLLRSTRKSPEKLHRLIHFCNEGLKQIYKEFIEAGVLILMCDPIASGTILHRQQYLDFVLPYTVDLIETIHEAGGMVCYHICGDTTAIIGDMAGSGCDMLSVDNRVDLEHTKKVAGEILPILGNVDPVEVMHLGSTEDVDNAVKACFQKAYDAKCGYILASGCDLNGSLPLENIDQFMESARKYGKWPLDPENFR
- a CDS encoding SpaA isopeptide-forming pilin-related protein, with the translated sequence MKFTKRKIQSISVLLVLFLLLPMFGQILPEGWLKYFPDGMTVTADTYGSGSVTDAVYGDQFITDIRFTKPGGPDDLSENLDPLEEPVSKDAEFRITYYFEIPNTMDVKEGESFTITIPEEIQKINNQFEAPLNDDNGNTIANATYYTDNRVEIIFTDYVENEGLGDISGYFWIQRRFEESAIGNEGETDIIFDLNGESTFVVTVVFETMDEETHMGVNKSNSYSAENNEITWIVTITPSTSPTSNLPIENVVFKDVIEDNQNFVDDSLTITSNIAGWISDDKVTVILPDTGNNNELKIEFNEAVNTETDEEYTITFKTNPDISGFAAEGDSVAFENTAVVEYRDVHSGEVESEEDSSTRNITANFIQKFGSYNQAEKRIDWTITINNNYFEIPAGAEIIDEIPEGLTLLENSIRLDDGGPLTINNDDGPLKYNQDGLDPGVEGILSYTFEEALTGPHTLTYSTEVTDEDAYTSNDATTFTNKASLEGTGLIEAPSIGVGVDATTNIIRKTSPGFDAANQEITWQIVVNENEIEIENPVVTDTIPDGLVYVENSFAVNGDQTNTGFDYDEATNTFTYDFEGIKDGDHKIHTTYTLTFKTRAVNNTDYAVNKTTPFINRAVLTGENIETTEDTATRNYISRVIQKDGVDYDYVEKIVTWRIRVNHNEMEMTNARVEDVIEPGFAFIPGSVTINNAPATERSGVGEGYEYDEDTKKLTYHFPGTINTLQEITFQTEITDLSIFETNGPINAENTATLFGDEIPSDNVSDTGTQEIVRTLVEKIGNYENGDSYIEWDVVVNRDQLEISNPVLTDELQEGLELDTATIQLNHLTIASDGSYTIGDEVPLEAENIEYNPGTREFTFRFNQDIDSAYLLRFQTDIASGYHNATFSNEIQFAGSHGEESSTSSSIQVEVQTVGGGASGSNGSITVTKIDENNTSIKLQGAVFQLYDRFGMELGESKETDVEGEVLFDSLKFDIPYTVKEVTPPEGYYMADGQGEYTFTLTSGDKDITYTFENSRITGNIQFQKVDADTENSVEGAVFNLYESSDENTVIATATSDEDGLVTFENVGYGNYVIKEDAPATGYLITEETLEANVSEKDVTVFAGPAGNEAERFKLENQVMKGSLQMTKVDAEDNNRKLEGATFELFRKSGDIFVSTGITVMTDENGFAEITDLPYGDYILREITAPDGYYLSSEDQNFKIESHEEIVVIEVENDKIPEGNLVINKLDALSKIGIPGVEFEVYNQDGDLVTTITTDGDGMAEAESLFVGTEGEFATYTLKESVTPDGYHPSEEDKIITIEEGTGNAFTIENQPYRGLEIIKIDSRDETRRLEGAIFSLYRKNGINGDPIREEKITDENGKLQFESLEFGEYLLRETQAPSGYRLNSEVMEILIDEESPGTISIEWPNTRRPTGGGGGGTPQTPEPETPGEETEGQPETPSNPPTDGTIEIPEADIPLVIVPPENGTVEIDEDGNWTYTPDPGYNGKDRFTVRIIREDGTEEEVVIEIDPDPIPEGGILIPDVPELPQTGESHPAKMIILGLLLSLIGIILNQKFGRKRV
- a CDS encoding threonine/serine exporter family protein → MIYFLNFIYGFMCSVGFAVLFNVPKASVIKAGFSGGVGWAIYYSMIQLNLSVVISTLIASMGIAVLGEFFAVMEKQPATLYLVPGIIPLVPGFGVYYTMLSLLEQNYERAMQQGVEAVLIAVLIAAALTIVLSVNTYRKKRHG
- a CDS encoding tyrosine phenol-lyase, which gives rise to MNKYVAEPYKVKVVEPIAITTWEQRKKAIEEAGYNTFLLRSKDVYIDLLTDSGTTAMSDDQWAGMNLGDEAYAGSENFYNLLKAVKEVYGYEYVIPTHQGRGAENLLSQLTIKPGDYIPGNMYFTTTRAHQELNGGTFRDVIIDEAHDSDSEYLFKGNICLDKLKSLIEEVGAEKIPYICMAVTVNLAGGQPVSMQNLKDVYTLAGEHHIKVMFDATRCVENAYFIKKREAGYENKSIAEILKEMMSYSDGCTMSGKKDCLVNIGGFLAMNDEELYTKATQMVVLYEGMPSYGGLAGRDMEAMARGIYESIDYHYIHHRISQVQFLGDKLIEAGVPVVRPIGGHAVFLDAKKFLPHIEQEKFPAQSLAAEIYLKSGVRTMERGIVSAGRDKNGNHHKPELELVRLTIPRRVYSYAHLEVVADAIIDLYQEREKIKGLEFVYESPVLRFFTARFKHVD
- a CDS encoding EAL and HDOD domain-containing protein; the encoded protein is MNIYAARQPIFTRKEEVFGYELLHRKTEENRFMGTDHTEATAELINNTFLSIGIQEYSSNKRLFINFSRDLIVSKVPMLLPKELIVVEILEDVEIDKELVEACQELKEAGYLLALDDFVFREGYEELIPLASIIKTEYGSYSPAEHQKLVQQYGNKILLVERVETREEFEELVGYGYHLFQGFFFSKPIMMKGKEVPPFNPVLLQVIEELNKEDPRYDLIAQKIENDLSLTYKFLKLANTIQFGSKFPVDTAKEAMVRIGLESIRKWIYILMLQDIKFNQNSEMITNSLIRAKMMEMIAEHQKNKKSHFFLAGLFSELDAITGKPFEILAEELPLSPEVEKALLRKGGKVMEMLYYILNFEKGKLVSRDYVLKNGKEELNLSDVYQYSIEWSNKLLELK
- a CDS encoding GTP-binding protein encodes the protein MKISIVSGFLGAGKTTFLTKILPLVQEKVGIIENEVGDVSIDGYAFEKDFRVTEVFGGCICCTVAKDLKKAVLYLMEEEKVEHIWIEPSGIAHLSAILKALSDIETQLEISFDYQPAIVLVDVKDFNDYHQSMGSFYTDQIQHADIILLSRFCDEKPEEMDRIIGKLRQHNPEASILQEEWLTMENVLLETLLKENQLKTKKTALSLDSGQENVDSSDTLEKTTLKKAKAFTQEALQVLESKFLENEWGNVCRAKGHLNTPEGKTIHFNYTPGRFCWELQDAFIPSALTVIGKSLEKEKIHEYFYEKKIHDFPCQNNDMAGLPEIVINELNLAFPQAYQESEAMMQIALSLKKYAGSPHCELPFCHTVEGEALGARIRYGDETVGPRSGEAVCQSAEDLLALPPMNFTQGRISALLQACNKLTEQGEKVVLYLSGPLTILNTLMDARVLFKEIKRKPDQMNRVFDFLRGETLRFIKEAQKNGVTLFSYGDSVGGANIIGPHLSEKITTQYTYPLMKTIDTQMLSENSMMILCPKTAYALVGTGYAHWEDFFLSEPMHYSEGCLEAVSSFNFAGQMCIKNRSFYLENKILKGLRLE